One window of Fusobacterium polymorphum genomic DNA carries:
- a CDS encoding thiamine diphosphokinase encodes MKIAYLFLNGELKGNKNFYLNFIENHKGDIYCADGGANICYELNLIPKEIYGDLDSIKNNVKEFYQEKNVNFIKFKVEKDYTDSELVLNEVQDKYDIVYCIAGLGGSIDHELTNINLLAKYSNLIFISEKEKIFKINNNYEFNSMINRKVSFIIFSDEVKALTLEGFKYNIENLDIKKGEARCISNIIVENKANLSIKSGSLLCVIKEN; translated from the coding sequence ATGAAAATTGCTTATTTATTTCTAAATGGGGAATTAAAAGGAAATAAAAATTTTTATTTAAATTTTATTGAAAATCATAAGGGAGATATTTACTGTGCTGATGGTGGAGCAAATATTTGTTATGAATTAAATTTAATACCAAAAGAAATTTATGGTGATTTAGATTCTATTAAAAATAATGTAAAAGAATTTTATCAAGAAAAAAATGTTAATTTTATAAAATTTAAAGTGGAAAAAGACTATACTGATAGTGAGTTAGTTTTAAATGAAGTCCAAGATAAATATGATATAGTATATTGTATTGCTGGTTTAGGTGGAAGTATAGACCATGAACTTACAAATATAAATTTATTAGCTAAGTATAGCAATTTAATTTTTATTTCTGAAAAAGAAAAAATTTTTAAAATTAATAATAATTATGAATTTAATAGTATGATAAATAGAAAAGTATCTTTTATAATATTTTCTGATGAAGTAAAAGCTTTAACACTAGAAGGTTTTAAGTATAATATTGAAAACTTAGATATAAAAAAAGGTGAAGCTAGGTGTATAAGTAATATTATTGTTGAAAATAAAGCTAATCTTTCAATAAAATCTGGTTCACTTTTATGTGTAATAAAAGAAAATTAA
- a CDS encoding endonuclease/exonuclease/phosphatase family protein, translating into MKKGKFLLSVIFALFFGLSSISSADEAYIASFNILRLGAVKKDIPQTAKLLQGFDIVGLVEVINRDGVEELVDELNKQGNEKWDYHISPFGVGSSKYKEYFAYVYKKDKVKFIKSEGFYKDGKSSLLREPYGATFKIGNFDFTLVLVHTIYGNNEAQRKAENFKMVDVYDYFQDKDKNENDIFIAGDFNLYALDESFRPLYKHADKITYAIDPAIKTTIGTKGRANSYDNFFFSQKYSQEFTGSSGALDFSGDNPKLMREIISDHIPVFIVVETSKDDD; encoded by the coding sequence ATGAAAAAGGGAAAATTTTTATTATCAGTTATATTTGCATTATTTTTTGGATTATCTAGTATAAGTTCAGCTGATGAAGCATATATAGCAAGTTTTAATATTTTAAGATTAGGTGCTGTAAAAAAAGATATACCTCAAACTGCAAAATTACTACAAGGTTTTGATATAGTTGGTTTAGTTGAAGTTATAAACAGAGATGGGGTTGAAGAGTTAGTAGATGAACTTAATAAACAAGGTAATGAAAAATGGGATTATCATATATCACCATTTGGAGTAGGTTCATCTAAGTATAAAGAATATTTCGCTTATGTATATAAAAAAGATAAAGTAAAATTTATTAAATCGGAAGGTTTCTATAAAGATGGTAAAAGTTCACTTTTAAGAGAACCTTATGGAGCAACATTTAAAATAGGTAATTTTGATTTCACTTTGGTTTTAGTTCATACAATTTATGGAAATAATGAAGCTCAAAGAAAAGCAGAAAACTTTAAAATGGTTGATGTCTATGATTATTTCCAAGATAAAGATAAAAATGAAAATGATATTTTTATAGCAGGAGATTTCAATTTATATGCCTTAGATGAGTCTTTTAGACCATTATATAAACATGCAGATAAAATTACTTATGCAATAGACCCTGCTATTAAGACTACAATAGGTACTAAAGGTAGAGCAAATTCTTATGACAATTTCTTTTTTAGTCAAAAATATTCTCAAGAATTTACTGGTTCAAGTGGTGCATTAGATTTTTCAGGAGATAACCCTAAATTAATGAGAGAAATTATTTCAGATCATATTCCAGTATTTATTGTTGTTGAAACTTCTAAGGATGATGACTAA
- a CDS encoding uracil-xanthine permease family protein, with translation MEKLSLQTKIVLGMQHVLAMFGATVLVPFLTGLNPSIALICAGVGTLIFHSVTKGIVPVFLGSSFAFIGATALVFKEQGIAVLKGGIISAGLVYVIMSFVILKFGVERIKSFFPPVVVGPIIMVIGLRLSPVALSMAGYNNNTFDKDSLIIALIVVITMIFISILKKSFFRLVPILISVAIGYAVAYFMGDVDLSKVHEASWIGLPTGAFETITTLPKFTFTGVIALAPIALVVFIEHIGDITTNGAVVGKDFFKDPGVHRTLLGDGIATMAAGLLGGPANTTYGENTGVLAVTKVYDPAILRIAACFAIVLGLIGKFGVILQTIPQPVMGGVSIILFGMIAAVGVRTIVEAQLDFTHSRNLIIAALIFVLGIAIGDITIWGTISVSGLALAALVGIVLNKVLPEDK, from the coding sequence ATGGAAAAACTTAGTTTACAAACAAAGATAGTATTAGGAATGCAACATGTACTTGCAATGTTCGGAGCAACTGTATTAGTACCTTTTTTAACAGGACTTAATCCTTCAATAGCACTTATTTGTGCAGGTGTTGGAACTTTAATATTTCATAGTGTAACAAAAGGAATAGTGCCTGTATTCTTAGGTTCATCATTTGCCTTTATAGGAGCAACTGCTTTAGTTTTTAAAGAACAAGGTATTGCAGTATTAAAAGGTGGTATTATATCTGCTGGTCTTGTGTATGTTATTATGTCTTTTGTTATTTTAAAGTTTGGGGTTGAAAGAATAAAATCATTTTTTCCACCAGTTGTGGTAGGACCAATTATAATGGTTATTGGTCTAAGACTTAGTCCAGTAGCATTAAGTATGGCAGGTTATAACAATAATACTTTTGATAAAGATAGTTTAATTATTGCATTAATTGTTGTTATTACTATGATATTTATTAGTATCTTAAAAAAATCATTTTTTAGATTAGTTCCAATTTTAATTTCAGTTGCTATTGGATATGCTGTTGCATACTTTATGGGAGATGTTGATTTATCAAAAGTACATGAAGCAAGTTGGATAGGTTTACCAACAGGTGCTTTTGAAACTATTACTACATTACCTAAATTTACTTTTACAGGAGTTATCGCACTTGCACCAATAGCTTTGGTTGTATTTATAGAACATATTGGAGATATAACAACAAATGGAGCTGTTGTTGGAAAAGATTTCTTTAAAGATCCAGGAGTTCATAGAACATTATTAGGAGATGGGATTGCTACAATGGCAGCAGGACTTTTAGGTGGACCTGCTAATACAACTTATGGAGAAAATACAGGGGTTCTTGCAGTAACAAAGGTTTATGATCCTGCAATTTTAAGAATAGCTGCTTGTTTTGCAATAGTTTTAGGGCTTATAGGAAAATTTGGTGTAATTCTTCAAACAATACCTCAACCAGTTATGGGAGGAGTTTCTATAATATTATTTGGAATGATAGCAGCAGTTGGAGTAAGAACAATTGTTGAAGCACAACTTGATTTTACACATTCAAGAAATTTAATTATTGCAGCTTTAATATTCGTTTTAGGAATTGCTATTGGA
- a CDS encoding thioesterase family protein, translating to MLEVGMKLEVEKVVTENDTAAKAASGSVEVLATPIMIAWMEEASLHLAQKGLEEGLTTVGTEVNIKHLKGTLVGKTVKIVSVLKEIDRKKLIFDVEVFEDGVVVGTGTHTRFIIDPVKFYEKLKNTK from the coding sequence ATGCTAGAAGTTGGAATGAAATTAGAAGTTGAAAAAGTTGTAACTGAAAATGATACTGCAGCAAAAGCAGCATCAGGATCTGTTGAAGTTTTAGCTACTCCTATTATGATAGCTTGGATGGAAGAAGCTTCTTTACATTTAGCCCAAAAAGGACTAGAAGAAGGGTTAACAACAGTTGGAACAGAAGTTAATATCAAACATTTAAAAGGAACTTTAGTTGGAAAAACTGTTAAAATAGTTTCTGTTTTAAAGGAAATAGATAGGAAAAAACTTATATTTGATGTAGAAGTTTTTGAAGATGGAGTTGTTGTTGGAACAGGAACTCATACAAGATTTATTATTGATCCAGTAAAATTTTATGAAAAATTAAAAAATACAAAATAA